In Carassius gibelio isolate Cgi1373 ecotype wild population from Czech Republic chromosome B19, carGib1.2-hapl.c, whole genome shotgun sequence, one DNA window encodes the following:
- the sall3b gene encoding sal-like protein 3b: MSRRKQAKPQHLRSDEEGTQSDKSPDNALLLRGGDEEDSGTESRSGGEETHVCERCCAEFFKWSEMLEHQQKCTEDPPVLIVTENEEKTISRGSPTESLLSAHSDSAEMEVSELNSELAEKVDEMPEETHIIDLNEQMDISLPEHKTSNLSPLPLDNENTTSSPAPPISNHYDMPSTNVTLEILHSTRVAVAQFSQSIHCAGSAGKLNSAAIPMILEQLMALQQQQVQQLQLIEQIRSQVAVMNRQPTQAALNPASKSLPSDSNTYNFQGIAPPTVLPLSGVMPSAVNGQASVSQASMVANPPLLSSQPSSGQISSRALESATASVTSSSPHLFSYSGASPLLPTCSGSHSIVSNTQSISTPSPLSAGQSSLLSPSASLPLLPQSPPNGVIFPNPLASIAATASALDPLAAMMKYRKGKLPSVSMFDSKPSSEDPFFKHKCRFCAKVFGSDSALQIHLRSHTGERPFKCNICGNRFSTKGNLKVHFQRHKEKYPHVQMNPYPVPEYLDNIPTSSGIPYGMSFPPEKAGPTWLDSKPVLPTGPSSVGLQLPPTVPVIESLSDSFTSTPSERSPHRPSPARGEFAPSSPNPTGTETDMSTIAASPKSNREGEITHSFNTEELHLPSNSVTRNANNPNILLPQSMSTEKPVKVNVTESTDAPSADNKLSSPPLISDQFKAKFPFGGFQDSMQTSETSKLQQLVENIDKKMMEPNQCVICHRVLSCQSALKMHYRIHTGERPFKCKVCGRAFTTKGNLKTHFGVHRAKPPLRIQHSCPICQKKFTNAVVLQQHIRMHMGGQIPNTPLAETIYEKDTDMESFDSMSTYEDDCLDDISFEEEGDVVENNENTLSSFSDSPPPITSVPISVSETQSVGEDLSVNLSQSNGKIMVRCGTMDNDLHALGSNTTGEMENHSIKTSLMPHSSSSINISPYPNSQPEGQHEHLVSLNLSFKVPEATSIVKSERTDCPAANTVNEVTGNQTGIQPINSTVKKENSFNIQCFNKEHENAQRSTEQDTKNSPTAVKLEMNACNRPYMLKEGPFPAFDLQSPTSRSEVMIPAVTSLTGAPPPRRTPKQHNCSACGKNFSSASALQIHERTHTGEKPFGCSVCGRAFTTKGNLKVHMGTHMWNNTPARRGRRLSVENPIALLGGDALKFSEAFQKDLAARAMNVDQNFWSRYAAAITNGLAMRNNEISVIQSGGVPQLPAITVATDKASTGNSPPITAMEKTGLERGAGQHFSMMIDDKKDIGIN; the protein is encoded by the exons CGCTTCTGTTGAGGGGAGGTGATGAGGAGGACAGCGGCACAGAGAGCCGCAGCGGAGGTGAAGAGACGCACGTGTGTGAGAGGTGCTGTGCTGAATTCTTCAAGTGGTCCGAAATGCTGGAGCATCAGCAGAAGTGCACAGAAGACCCCCCTGTGCTGATAGTAACGGAGAATGAAGAGAAGACCATTTCCCGAGGATCGCCGACAGAGTCCCTTTTGAGTGCCCACAGTGACTCAGCAGAAATGGAGGTCAGTGAGCTCAATTCTGAGCTGGCTGAGAAAGTCGACGAGATGCCTGAGGAAACGCACATCATCGACCTGAATGAACAAATGGATATAAGTTTGCCCGAGCATAAAACATCAAACCTCAGTCCTCTACCACTTGACAATGAAAACACCACCTCTTCCCCTGCACCGCCTATAAGCAATCACTATGACATGCCCAGCACCAATGTGACCCTGGAGATTCTTCACAGCACCCGTGTGGCCGTTGCTCAGTTTTCCCAGAGCATTCACTGTGCAGGGTCTGCAGGCAAGCTGAACTCAGCTGCGATACCCATGATTCTGGAGCAGTTGATGGCgctgcagcagcagcaggttCAGCAATTACAGCTCATTGAGCAGATCCGCAGCCAGGTCGCTGTAATGAATAGGCAGCCTACGCAAGCCGCCCTTAATCCTGCCTCAAAAAGCCTGCCCTCTGACTCTAACACTTACAATTTCCAGGGCATCGCTCCACCCACTGTACTTCCATTATCTGGGGTCAtgccctctgcagtgaatgggcaGGCTTCTGTATCCCAGGCATCTATGGTTGCGAATCCACCATTGCTGTCTTCCCAGCCAAGCAGTGGACAAATCAGCTCTAGAGCACTGGAGAGTGCCACTGCTTCTGTAACAAGTTCCAGTCCTCATCTCTTCAGCTACAGCGGGGCTTCCCCGCTCTTGCCCACCTGTAGTGGATCGCACTCTATCGTTAGTAACACCCAGTCCATAAGCACTCCCAGCCCACTATCAGCTGGCCAGAGTAGCCTCCTTAGCCCTTCTGCCAGCCTACCATTACTACCTCAAAGCCCTCCCAATGGAGTCATATTTCCCAATCCGCTGGCCAGTATTGCAGCCACTGCCAGTGCATTAGACCCACTTGCTGCTATGATGAAGTACCGTAAGGGCAAACTGCCCAGTGTCTCAATGTTTGACAGCAAGCCCAGTTCCGAGGACCCATTCTTTAAGCACAAGTGTAGGTTCTGTGCTAAAGTGTTCGGCAGCGACAGTGCCTTGCAGATTCACTTGCGCTCGCACACAGGCGAAAGGCCCTTCAAATGCAACATTTGTGGCAACCGTTTCTCGACAAAGGGAAACCTCAAAGTCCACTTCCAAAGGCACAAGGAGAAGTACCCTCATGTTCAGATGAACCCGTACCCAGTCCCAGAATATCTTGACAATATCCCTACCAGTTCCGGGATCCCCTATGGGATGTCTTTTCCTCCGGAGAAGGCAGGACCTACTTGGTTAGACAGCAAGCCTGTTCTTCCGACAGGGCCGTCTTCAGTGGGTCTGCAGTTGCCTCCCACAGTACCAGTTATTGAAAGCTTAAGTGATTCATTTACAAGCACACCCTCTGAAAGATCTCCACACAGGCCATCGCCAGCCAGAGGTGAATTTGCACCGTCGTCGCCTAATCCCACCGGCACTGAGACAGATATGTCCACCATTGCGGCCTCCCCTAAATCAAACAGAGAAGGAGAGATCACACATAGCTTCAACACAGAAGAATTGCACCTGCCATCGAACAGTGTGACTAGAAATGCTAACAACCCCAACATCCTGCTTCCGCAGTCCATGTCTACAGAAAAGCCTGTTAAGGTAAATGTAACTGAGTCCACTGATGCTCCTTCAGCTGATAATAAGTTGTCCTCTCCTCCTCTCATCTCGGATCAGTTCAAGGCCAAGTTCCCATTTGGTGGTTTCCAAGACTCTATGCAAACCTCTGAGACATCGAAGCTCCAACAGCTTGTGGAAAACATCGACAAGAAGATGATGGAACCCAATCAGTGTGTTATCTGCCACCGCGTGCTTAGCTGTCAGAGCGCGCTGAAGATGCACTACCGCATCCATACAGGGGAGAGGCCATTTAAATGCAAGGTTTGTGGACGAGCGTTCACCACAAAGGGTAACTTAAAGACACACTTTGGTGTCCACCGTGCAAAGCCTCCTCTTCGGATTCAACATTCATGCCCGATCTGTCAGAAAAAGTTCACAAATGCAGTTGTGTTACAGCAGCACATACGCATGCACATGGGTGGGCAGATTCCAAACACTCCTCTGGCAGAAACCATTTATGAGAAAGAtacagatatggagagttttgaCAGCATGAGCACTTATGAAGATGACTGTCTTGATGATATTTCATTTGAAGAAGAAGGGGATGTTGTGGAGAACAATGAAAACACCCTGAGCTCTTTTTCAGACAGTCCACCACCTATCACCTCAGTTCCAATCAGTGTATCAGAAACTCAAAGCGTAGGGGAAGACTTATCTGTCAATCTCAGCCAATCAAATGGAAAAATAATGGTCAGGTGCGGAACTATGGATAACGATCTTCATGCTCTGGGCTCTAACACCACTGGTGAGATGGAGAACCACAgcataaaaactagtttaatgCCACATTCGTCTAGTTCTATTAACATTTCACCATATCCCAACAGTCAACCTGAGGGCCAACATGAGCACTTAGTCTCTCTGAACCTCTCCTTTAAAGTCCCAGAGGCAACATCTATAGTAAAATCTGAAAGAACAGATTGTCCAGCAGCAAATACAGTCAACGAGGTGACTGGTAATCAAACAGGAATCCAGCCTATCAACTCTACAGTCAAGAAAGAAAACTCTTTCAACATACAGTGTTTCAATAAGGAACATG aaaatgCTCAAAGGTCTACAGAACAGGATACTAAAAATTCACCGACTGCTGTGAAATTGGAGATGAATGCTTGCAACAGACCATACATGCTAAAAGAGGGGCCTTTCCCTGCATTTGACTTGCAGTCTCCCACCTCGCGCTCTGAAGTGATGATACCGGCCGTCACCTCACTCACTGGAGCACCCCCTCCCAGACGGACCCCTAAGCAACACAACTGCAGTGCATGTGGGAAGAACTTCTCTTCTGCCAGTGCCTTGCAGATCCACGAGCGCACACACACTGGCGAAAAACCCTTCGGCTGCTCTGTCTGCGGTCGAGCGTTCACAACCAAGGGTAATCTCAAG GTGCACATGGGCACCCACATGTGGAATAACACTCCTGCCCGTAGAGGTAGACGTCTGTCTGTGGAAAACCCAATTGCCCTTCTGGGCGGTGACGCCCTGAAATTCAGCGAAGCATTTCAGAAGGATTTAGCAGCGCGGGCCATGAATGTGGACCAAAACTTCTGGAGCCGATATGCAGCAGCTATAACTAATGGCTTAGCAATGAGGAACAATGAAATATCCGTCATTCAGAGTGGAGGAGTCCCCCAGCTTCCTGCCATTACTGTGGCCACGGACAAGGCTAGCACTGGAAACAGCCCACCAATCACAGCCATGGAAAAAACAGGCTTAGAAAGGGGTGCTGGACAACACTTCTCCATGATGATTGATGACAAAAAAGATATTGGAATCAATTAA